From the Desulfopila inferna genome, one window contains:
- the folP gene encoding dihydropteroate synthase translates to MQVMGILNVTPDSFSDGGLHFSLQAAIEQADRMVEEGVDIIDIGGESTRPFAEPVSAEEELNRVIPVIENIRGKHSTPISIDTSKAEVARLALEAGANIINDISALRKDPDMLGLVQSTTVPVIIMHMKGTPGDMQVNPEYDDVVDEIKRFFEERLLWLEKNGVDINRITIDPGIGFGKNRKHNLSIIKHLGELKELGRPLLLAHSRKRFLGDITGRDAEDRDLPTAVVSALALYWNIDMIRVHNVAASLDAVRVTQAILAAE, encoded by the coding sequence ATGCAGGTAATGGGGATTCTCAATGTAACCCCTGATTCTTTCTCCGACGGCGGGCTGCATTTTTCTTTGCAGGCCGCCATCGAACAGGCTGATCGTATGGTTGAGGAAGGTGTCGATATCATCGATATCGGCGGTGAATCCACCAGACCATTCGCTGAACCGGTTTCAGCCGAGGAAGAGTTGAACAGAGTCATACCGGTCATTGAAAATATTCGTGGCAAACATTCCACTCCGATCTCAATCGATACCAGTAAAGCAGAAGTTGCCCGCCTCGCCCTTGAGGCCGGTGCAAATATTATAAACGATATTTCTGCCTTGCGAAAAGATCCCGATATGCTTGGTCTGGTGCAGTCCACCACGGTTCCGGTGATCATCATGCATATGAAGGGTACGCCCGGCGATATGCAGGTCAATCCCGAATATGATGATGTTGTCGACGAGATTAAGAGATTCTTTGAAGAAAGGCTTCTCTGGCTCGAAAAAAACGGAGTCGATATCAACCGAATTACCATTGATCCGGGAATTGGTTTCGGCAAGAATCGCAAACACAACCTTTCCATCATCAAACATCTCGGCGAGCTGAAAGAGCTGGGTCGGCCACTTCTACTGGCTCATTCGCGAAAACGGTTTCTCGGGGATATTACCGGCAGGGATGCCGAAGACAGGGATCTTCCCACGGCAGTTGTCTCAGCCTTGGCACTTTATTGGAACATCGACATGATCAGGGTTCATAATGTAGCGGCAAGCCTCGATGCCGTCAGGGTCACGCAGGCGATTCTAGCAGCAGAATAG
- the ftsH gene encoding ATP-dependent zinc metalloprotease FtsH: protein MNTFYKNLSMWLVIGLTMILLFNLFNKPQGTATSLTYSEFISRVESRTINRVDLSGDTISGTTQDGKPFRTIYPMNDDELIPMLRESGVEINVKEGQKDSFLMTVFVSWFPMLLLIGVWIFFMRQMQGGGKGGALSFGKNRARLMEQGQNKFTFADVAGIDEAKEELEEIIDFLREPQKFTQLGGRIPKGVLLAGAPGTGKTLLAKAIAGEADVPFFSISGSDFVEMFVGVGASRVRDLFTQGKKNAPCIIFIDEIDAVGRHRGAGLGGGHDEREQTLNQLLVEMDGFESNEGVIIVAATNRPDVLDPALLRPGRFDRQVVVPVPDVGGRKQILEIYCKKTKMATNVDLEVVARGTPGFSGADLENLVNEAALLAARTGAKEIDLDLLEKAKDKIMMGAERRSMIITEKEKEVTAYHEAGHALVAKLLPGTDPIHKVTIIPRGRALGLTMQLPIDEKYTHSKSFLESTICILFGGRIAEQIIFNEITTGAGNDLERATALARKMVCEWGMSDELGPLTFGKKEEQIFLGREISQNRDFSEETARQIDGAVKNIVITARDKVSNLLEENRDILERVAAELLEKETIVLEDIEAIMEELHPEKYPHKVRTEKAKSEPQPESSIIVDSEIKAEKKPEEKPAEAEEAKDPVADAEQKDRVELSSRKKSAEGQKSSSGKKGDDTAEART, encoded by the coding sequence TTGAACACCTTTTATAAAAATCTGAGCATGTGGTTGGTTATTGGCCTGACCATGATCCTGCTGTTCAACCTTTTCAATAAGCCTCAAGGCACAGCAACATCGCTCACCTATAGTGAATTTATTTCCAGAGTCGAATCAAGGACGATAAACCGCGTTGATCTCAGTGGTGATACAATCAGCGGCACGACTCAGGACGGTAAGCCCTTCCGTACCATCTATCCGATGAATGATGATGAACTTATACCCATGCTGCGGGAGTCAGGAGTTGAAATTAACGTCAAGGAAGGACAAAAAGACTCCTTCCTGATGACCGTCTTTGTTTCATGGTTTCCCATGCTGCTCCTTATCGGTGTCTGGATCTTCTTTATGCGGCAGATGCAGGGAGGCGGCAAAGGTGGAGCTCTGTCTTTCGGTAAAAACCGCGCACGCCTCATGGAGCAGGGACAGAATAAGTTTACCTTTGCCGACGTTGCGGGAATAGATGAAGCCAAGGAAGAACTCGAAGAAATAATCGATTTCCTCAGAGAACCTCAGAAATTTACCCAATTGGGCGGCCGTATCCCCAAAGGCGTCCTGCTGGCCGGTGCTCCCGGTACCGGTAAAACGCTGCTGGCCAAGGCTATAGCGGGTGAAGCGGATGTCCCTTTCTTTTCCATTTCCGGATCTGACTTTGTCGAGATGTTTGTCGGTGTCGGAGCAAGTCGTGTCCGTGATCTCTTCACCCAGGGCAAAAAGAATGCACCATGCATTATCTTCATTGACGAAATCGATGCGGTCGGACGACATCGTGGAGCAGGCCTGGGCGGCGGTCACGATGAACGCGAGCAGACTCTCAACCAGCTGCTGGTGGAGATGGATGGTTTTGAGTCCAATGAAGGCGTCATTATTGTGGCGGCCACTAACCGTCCGGACGTTCTCGATCCAGCGTTGTTGCGTCCCGGACGCTTTGACCGGCAGGTTGTCGTTCCGGTTCCCGATGTCGGGGGCCGTAAGCAGATCCTTGAGATCTATTGCAAAAAGACCAAGATGGCGACGAATGTCGATCTTGAAGTAGTTGCCCGTGGCACCCCGGGGTTTTCAGGTGCCGATCTGGAGAATTTGGTCAACGAAGCGGCCCTGCTGGCTGCACGTACAGGCGCCAAGGAAATCGACCTCGACCTCCTGGAGAAAGCCAAAGACAAGATCATGATGGGAGCGGAACGCCGTTCCATGATCATTACCGAGAAGGAAAAAGAGGTTACCGCCTATCACGAAGCCGGGCATGCCCTTGTTGCCAAACTGTTGCCTGGAACCGATCCTATTCACAAGGTGACGATCATTCCACGTGGACGCGCGCTCGGTCTGACCATGCAGCTCCCCATAGATGAAAAATATACGCATTCCAAAAGCTTTCTGGAAAGTACCATCTGCATTCTCTTCGGAGGCAGAATTGCCGAGCAGATCATTTTTAATGAGATCACCACCGGCGCCGGCAACGATCTCGAAAGAGCAACTGCACTTGCTCGAAAAATGGTGTGTGAATGGGGAATGAGCGATGAACTTGGACCCCTGACTTTTGGAAAGAAGGAAGAGCAGATCTTTCTGGGCCGGGAAATCTCCCAGAATCGTGACTTCAGTGAAGAGACAGCCCGCCAGATCGATGGTGCCGTGAAAAACATCGTCATCACCGCCAGGGACAAGGTCAGCAATCTTCTTGAAGAAAATCGGGATATTCTGGAAAGAGTAGCCGCAGAACTTCTCGAGAAGGAGACCATCGTCCTGGAAGACATCGAGGCGATTATGGAAGAGCTTCATCCGGAGAAATATCCACATAAAGTCCGGACTGAAAAGGCCAAATCCGAACCTCAGCCTGAGTCTTCGATTATTGTGGACTCCGAAATTAAAGCTGAGAAAAAACCGGAAGAGAAACCCGCAGAAGCTGAAGAAGCTAAAGATCCGGTCGCTGATGCAGAGCAGAAGGACCGGGTAGAATTATCCAGCCGAAAAAAATCCGCCGAAGGCCAGAAATCATCATCAGGTAAAAAAGGTGATGATACCGCCGAAGCCAGAACATAA
- a CDS encoding hybrid sensor histidine kinase/response regulator: MSVFKLTSRFHWNNIVSRFLLIFLSLALFFGSITFLFYYKDVDAEQLTVEKSEFYKINSQLKMVNSRFESIITDLRFLALQSELSDYLEDSNPRNLDNLADELQLFSDIKRIYDRIQFINEDGLEKVLIDRSSTPPALRNGSRLQDEVRHSLLQSTLLLPRGQIFISPLNLSGGEDERSNTLIRFSMAVVDSKGKPRGVIVLNYPTTHLLENLQTTATNSPGETLLVTSDGYYLEESTTNPTNSEEAVSLKNIENFLNEEWQWIRDAETGQFISPKGLITFNTIYPFQPEAGEKGQPTGVSGIKNDSEYLWKTISYVPRNTLNEWPEKILGRILLLYTVCLVIIAISSFILARTSLRRRRAEKAMRENEEELRAINEAAANAIIAIDNNKNIIHWNPAAERLFQYSAAEVVDMPITSIISPPKHQSSFTKISRKFKMPVDTDSMEAKTIELYGYKKDGSEFPVEVSFSAFKKGDQWHTVGIVRDISARKKMEMEVLRANKFESLGVLSSGIAHDFNNLLTAIIGNINLVSKLSGTPPDSFDLLKNAEKAARRAKALTQQLLTFSKDGIPIRKTTSVEDLIRDSVEFALHGSKIASSFDIPDDLLLVDIDAGQIGQVIQNIVTNGRQAIRGSGAINICCRNVEGNELDALPTRAGGQYIEIAIRDSGQGIAKDDQTKIFEPYFTTKDNGSGLGLTIAYSIVQRHDGFITVDSDEDSGSTFTVYLPAAVDQHPTKEQEARKGKGKRFKILVVDSEEMLLNIAGRMLVHLGHECICAGTAREALDLYKHLWKTGSPVDGVIVDLTLPGGMGGKETAGAIFDINSEARIIVSSGYSNDPVMVDFDEYGFCAAIAKPFDMDELAEVIEEVLE, encoded by the coding sequence ATGAGCGTATTCAAACTTACATCTCGATTTCATTGGAATAATATTGTTTCACGTTTTTTGCTTATCTTTTTGTCACTAGCCCTTTTTTTTGGCAGCATCACATTTTTATTCTATTACAAGGATGTTGATGCCGAACAGCTTACAGTAGAAAAAAGTGAATTTTACAAGATAAATTCCCAGCTGAAAATGGTGAATTCAAGATTTGAATCCATCATCACCGATCTGCGCTTTCTTGCACTGCAAAGTGAACTATCCGACTACCTTGAGGACAGTAATCCACGTAATCTCGATAATCTGGCAGATGAATTACAACTTTTTTCCGACATAAAAAGAATTTACGATCGTATCCAGTTTATCAATGAAGACGGCCTGGAAAAAGTGCTTATCGACAGGAGCAGCACTCCCCCTGCCCTCCGCAATGGTAGCCGGCTCCAGGATGAAGTCCGACATTCCCTTTTACAGTCGACTCTTTTGCTGCCAAGGGGCCAAATCTTCATTTCTCCTCTCAATCTGAGCGGCGGCGAGGACGAGCGAAGCAATACCCTGATCCGCTTCAGCATGGCCGTCGTTGACAGCAAGGGCAAACCCCGCGGCGTCATTGTTCTCAACTATCCAACCACTCACTTGCTTGAGAATCTGCAGACAACCGCCACAAATTCACCCGGAGAAACACTGCTGGTTACCTCTGACGGGTATTATCTCGAGGAATCGACAACAAATCCGACAAATTCCGAAGAGGCTGTTTCCCTCAAAAATATAGAGAATTTCTTGAATGAAGAGTGGCAATGGATAAGGGATGCTGAAACCGGTCAATTCATCTCTCCAAAGGGGCTGATAACCTTTAACACCATCTATCCCTTCCAGCCGGAAGCTGGGGAAAAAGGCCAGCCAACCGGTGTTTCAGGTATAAAAAACGACAGCGAGTATCTATGGAAGACCATCTCCTATGTACCACGGAATACCCTGAACGAGTGGCCTGAAAAAATCCTTGGCCGCATTCTCCTGCTCTACACCGTCTGTCTGGTAATTATCGCCATCAGTTCCTTCATTCTGGCACGAACCAGCCTGCGCCGCAGAAGAGCGGAAAAGGCCATGCGAGAAAATGAGGAAGAATTGCGTGCTATAAACGAGGCTGCCGCAAATGCCATAATCGCCATCGATAACAACAAGAATATTATTCACTGGAACCCAGCTGCGGAAAGACTTTTCCAGTATAGCGCTGCCGAAGTCGTCGACATGCCTATCACTTCAATTATTTCCCCTCCGAAACACCAGTCGAGCTTTACCAAAATCTCCCGAAAGTTCAAGATGCCGGTCGATACAGACAGTATGGAAGCAAAAACCATCGAGCTGTATGGCTATAAAAAAGATGGCTCCGAATTTCCGGTAGAAGTTTCCTTTTCCGCCTTTAAAAAAGGCGACCAGTGGCATACTGTCGGAATCGTACGCGATATTTCCGCGCGCAAAAAGATGGAAATGGAGGTACTGCGGGCCAATAAATTTGAGTCCCTCGGCGTGCTTTCCAGCGGCATCGCCCATGATTTTAATAATCTGCTCACCGCCATCATCGGCAATATCAACCTGGTCAGCAAACTTTCCGGAACACCTCCCGATTCTTTCGATCTCCTCAAGAATGCCGAAAAGGCTGCTCGGCGCGCCAAAGCGCTGACCCAGCAGCTTCTCACTTTCTCCAAGGACGGAATACCCATACGTAAGACAACATCAGTGGAGGATCTGATCCGGGACTCGGTTGAGTTTGCCCTGCATGGCTCCAAAATCGCCAGCAGTTTCGATATACCCGATGATTTGCTCCTTGTCGACATCGATGCCGGACAGATAGGTCAGGTTATCCAGAATATCGTCACCAACGGCCGCCAGGCGATCAGGGGCTCCGGGGCAATAAATATCTGCTGCCGCAACGTCGAAGGCAATGAACTTGATGCTCTGCCTACCAGGGCCGGCGGCCAGTATATCGAAATCGCCATCAGGGACAGCGGCCAGGGAATCGCCAAAGATGATCAGACCAAAATCTTTGAGCCCTATTTCACCACCAAGGACAATGGCAGCGGACTCGGCCTTACTATTGCCTACTCCATTGTTCAGCGTCATGACGGCTTTATCACCGTCGATTCCGATGAGGACAGTGGCTCTACCTTTACGGTTTATCTTCCCGCGGCAGTCGACCAGCATCCCACAAAGGAACAGGAGGCACGAAAGGGAAAAGGTAAACGTTTCAAGATCCTGGTGGTCGACAGCGAGGAGATGCTTCTCAATATCGCCGGTCGCATGCTGGTCCATCTTGGTCACGAATGCATCTGCGCCGGAACAGCCCGGGAGGCACTCGATCTGTATAAGCATCTGTGGAAAACAGGCTCTCCGGTTGATGGCGTCATCGTAGACCTTACCCTGCCCGGAGGCATGGGCGGTAAAGAGACGGCAGGGGCAATTTTTGACATCAACTCAGAAGCCCGAATCATAGTTTCCAGCGGTTACTCCAATGATCCGGTGATGGTCGATTTTGACGAATATGGCTTCTGTGCTGCTATCGCCAAGCCTTTTGACATGGATGAATTGGCCGAAGTTATTGAAGAGGTGTTGGAATAA
- a CDS encoding response regulator, protein MKKILYIEDDHSLRQLIKFIINNRDDLHLLEAETGAAGLQLALQEAPDIILLDLSLPDISGYDILLKLHNTEATAEIPVIAMSGDSLPEDIEKGLRAGFRGYLTKPVDIKKFYATLDAALK, encoded by the coding sequence ATGAAGAAGATATTATACATTGAAGATGATCACTCTCTTCGCCAGCTGATTAAATTTATTATAAACAACAGAGATGATCTTCACCTGTTAGAGGCGGAAACCGGTGCTGCAGGCCTGCAGCTCGCCCTCCAGGAAGCTCCCGATATTATTCTTCTAGACCTCAGTCTGCCTGACATCTCCGGATATGATATTTTACTCAAGCTGCACAACACTGAGGCCACCGCCGAAATACCGGTTATCGCCATGAGTGGGGACAGCCTGCCGGAAGACATCGAAAAGGGTTTGCGGGCAGGATTCAGGGGATATCTGACCAAGCCTGTCGACATCAAGAAATTCTATGCAACACTTGATGCGGCCCTAAAATAA
- the carB gene encoding carbamoyl-phosphate synthase large subunit → MPKRTDIKKILIIGSGPIIISQACEFDYSGAQAVKALKEEGYEVVLINSNPATIMTDPELADATYIEPITAEMVGMVIEKERPDALLPTLGGQTALNTAIKVAEAGILEKYGVELLAADINVIRKAEGREEFRAAMKAINLKVPESAIIHTIDQALAAAEEIGFPIIVRPSFTLGGTGGGVAYNRQELEEFCISGLDLSMTTEIMLERSLLGWKEYELEVMRDKNDNVVIICSIENMDAMGVHTGDSITVAPAQTLTDREYQTMRDASIAIMREIGVETGGSNVQFAVNPVDGELMVIEMNPRVSRSSALASKATGFPIAKIAAKLAVGYTLDEIKNDITRETYASFEPTIDYCVVKIPRWTFEKFPEADDVLTTAMKSVGETMAIGRTFKEAFQKGMRSLETGRFGFGGDGKDMMDHLEQEDLERSLRTPNSKRVAHIYEALKRGMSIDRINELTWIDPWFLRNLKQIVATEGEIRVAGFQGLTPFFLRKCKEQGFSDRQLAYLTGTSRDDIRSLRKKCGVTPVYKLVDTCAAEFESYTPYYYSTYEQENEAVISNNKKVVILGGGPNRIGQGIEFDYCCVHASFALREIGVESIMVNSNPETVSTDYDTSDKLYFEPLTREDVLNIIEMEKPDGVIVQFGGQTPLNLAVELEEANVPIIGTPPDAIDRAEDRKRFQQFLQKLGLRQPANDTVHNLEEALAAANRIGYPVVVRPSYVLGGRDMRIVYADKGIRDFMKAIGTAGLEHPVLIDKFLKDAVEIDVDAVSDGETTIIGGIMEHIEEAGIHSGDSACVLPPHTLSEKLLEEIREATKAMAEELGVLGLMNVQYAVKDDMLYILEVNPRASRTVPFVSKATGVPLAKLATKIMMGMKLKDMGVTKEARISHWAVKEAVFPFDRFENVDTLLGPEMKSTGEVMGIDDNLGLAIAKATLAAGTTLPSSGTVFISVRDGDKKAATMVAKALVELGFEIMATDGTAAHLRENDISCTKINKISQGRPHILDKLRDKQISWLINTSFGKRTTEDSYSIRRAALELHVPYTTTLSGAGATVRALQDLKHNIIGVKPVQHFTACG, encoded by the coding sequence ATGCCAAAACGAACTGATATAAAAAAGATACTTATCATCGGCTCCGGTCCGATAATCATCAGCCAGGCCTGCGAATTTGACTATTCAGGAGCCCAGGCGGTAAAGGCCCTGAAGGAAGAAGGATACGAGGTCGTTCTGATCAACTCCAATCCGGCCACCATCATGACCGATCCTGAACTGGCGGATGCCACCTATATCGAACCGATTACGGCGGAGATGGTAGGCATGGTCATCGAAAAGGAACGGCCGGATGCATTGCTGCCCACCCTTGGCGGCCAGACTGCCCTGAATACCGCAATCAAGGTCGCCGAAGCCGGTATTCTGGAAAAATACGGCGTTGAACTCCTTGCCGCCGACATCAATGTGATCCGCAAGGCCGAAGGGCGCGAAGAGTTTCGCGCGGCCATGAAGGCCATTAACCTCAAGGTACCTGAATCGGCCATTATTCATACCATCGACCAGGCCCTGGCCGCAGCCGAGGAAATCGGCTTCCCCATCATTGTGAGGCCAAGCTTCACTCTGGGCGGCACCGGTGGAGGTGTGGCCTATAATCGACAGGAGCTTGAAGAATTCTGCATCTCGGGCCTCGATCTCTCGATGACCACCGAAATCATGCTGGAGCGCAGCCTGCTCGGCTGGAAAGAGTACGAGCTCGAGGTAATGCGCGACAAAAACGACAACGTCGTCATCATCTGCTCCATCGAGAACATGGACGCCATGGGAGTGCATACCGGTGATTCGATCACCGTCGCCCCCGCCCAGACCCTGACCGACCGCGAATATCAGACCATGCGCGACGCCTCTATCGCCATCATGCGCGAAATAGGTGTTGAAACAGGTGGTTCCAATGTCCAGTTTGCCGTCAATCCCGTCGATGGCGAACTGATGGTCATCGAGATGAACCCGCGGGTCTCGAGGAGCTCGGCCCTGGCCTCCAAGGCCACTGGTTTTCCCATTGCCAAAATTGCCGCCAAACTGGCAGTCGGCTACACCCTCGATGAAATCAAAAACGATATCACCCGGGAGACCTACGCCTCCTTTGAACCCACCATCGATTATTGTGTGGTAAAGATTCCGCGCTGGACCTTTGAAAAATTTCCCGAGGCCGACGACGTTCTCACCACCGCCATGAAATCCGTGGGCGAAACCATGGCCATCGGCAGAACCTTCAAGGAGGCCTTTCAAAAAGGCATGCGCTCCCTGGAGACGGGGCGGTTCGGTTTCGGCGGTGACGGCAAGGACATGATGGACCACCTGGAACAGGAGGACCTTGAGCGCAGCCTGCGCACTCCTAATTCAAAAAGGGTCGCCCACATTTATGAAGCCCTGAAACGGGGGATGTCCATCGACCGGATTAATGAGCTGACCTGGATCGACCCCTGGTTTCTCAGGAATCTTAAGCAGATAGTAGCGACTGAAGGAGAAATCAGGGTGGCCGGCTTTCAGGGGCTGACCCCCTTCTTCCTGCGCAAATGCAAGGAGCAGGGTTTTTCCGACAGGCAGCTGGCCTACCTCACCGGCACATCACGGGACGACATTCGCAGCCTCCGCAAGAAATGCGGCGTCACTCCGGTATATAAACTGGTAGATACCTGTGCCGCGGAATTTGAATCCTATACGCCCTATTACTACTCCACTTACGAGCAGGAAAACGAGGCAGTTATCAGTAATAACAAAAAAGTAGTTATCCTGGGCGGCGGCCCCAACAGAATCGGCCAGGGTATCGAATTCGACTACTGCTGCGTCCATGCCTCTTTTGCGCTACGTGAAATCGGCGTTGAATCCATCATGGTCAACTCCAATCCCGAAACGGTCTCAACCGACTACGATACCTCGGATAAACTCTATTTCGAACCGCTGACCCGGGAAGATGTGCTCAATATAATCGAGATGGAAAAACCGGATGGCGTCATTGTTCAGTTTGGCGGACAGACCCCGCTGAATCTGGCGGTCGAGCTGGAAGAGGCCAACGTCCCCATCATCGGAACCCCGCCGGATGCCATCGACCGCGCCGAAGACCGTAAGCGCTTCCAGCAGTTTCTGCAAAAACTCGGCCTGCGCCAGCCTGCCAACGACACGGTGCATAACCTGGAAGAGGCTCTGGCCGCGGCCAACCGCATAGGCTATCCTGTTGTCGTACGTCCCTCCTATGTTCTTGGCGGACGTGATATGCGTATTGTCTATGCCGACAAGGGGATCCGCGATTTTATGAAGGCTATCGGCACAGCCGGCCTCGAGCATCCGGTACTGATCGATAAATTTCTCAAAGACGCCGTGGAGATCGATGTGGACGCCGTCAGTGACGGCGAGACCACAATTATCGGTGGTATCATGGAGCATATTGAAGAGGCGGGCATCCACTCAGGCGATTCCGCCTGCGTCCTGCCGCCACACACCCTCTCCGAGAAACTTTTGGAAGAGATCCGGGAAGCCACCAAAGCCATGGCGGAGGAACTCGGCGTTCTCGGGCTGATGAATGTTCAGTATGCCGTCAAGGATGATATGCTCTATATCCTTGAGGTGAATCCGCGGGCATCGAGAACGGTTCCGTTTGTCTCTAAAGCAACCGGAGTACCGCTGGCTAAGCTGGCCACCAAGATTATGATGGGCATGAAACTCAAGGATATGGGGGTGACCAAAGAGGCCAGAATATCCCACTGGGCGGTCAAGGAGGCGGTCTTTCCCTTCGACAGATTCGAGAACGTCGATACGCTCCTCGGTCCTGAGATGAAATCCACTGGGGAGGTCATGGGAATCGACGACAACCTCGGACTGGCGATCGCCAAGGCAACCCTGGCGGCCGGGACCACCCTGCCCTCTTCCGGTACGGTATTTATAAGTGTTCGAGATGGCGACAAGAAGGCTGCCACTATGGTCGCCAAGGCCCTTGTTGAACTCGGCTTCGAGATTATGGCAACCGACGGTACCGCCGCCCACCTGCGGGAAAACGATATATCCTGCACCAAGATTAATAAAATCTCTCAGGGCCGCCCGCACATTCTCGATAAACTTCGGGATAAGCAAATAAGCTGGCTTATCAACACATCATTTGGCAAACGGACGACAGAGGATTCCTACTCGATCAGAAGGGCTGCTCTTGAGCTGCATGTTCCCTACACAACCACATTATCAGGGGCTGGCGCCACGGTCAGAGCGCTGCAGGATCTCAAGCATAATATCATAGGGGTAAAGCCGGTGCAGCATTTCACGGCTTGCGGATGA
- a CDS encoding formylglycine-generating enzyme family protein: MTFKMPGTLLILLLFAYPAAAQGEDPYTETTTGMDFVFIKGDCFDMGDTVGGGDPSERPVREVCVSDYYIGKHEVTNAQYQKFRSEHDSGMSEGISLNQENLPVVNVSWEDAVAFGEWLSLKTEQQYRLPTEAEWEYAARAGSEQSRFWGNNPNEACNYANVADMTAQEHWAKWTTFNCDDGYAMAAPVGTFKPNDFELYDMLGNAWEWCWDVYNSEAYEKLPKDDPIYQGTGEYRVMRGGGWSNGPLGIRSSHRVGLSPEFGHHALGFRLVKEAR, from the coding sequence ATGACTTTCAAGATGCCTGGTACGTTATTGATTCTTTTACTTTTTGCTTATCCCGCAGCAGCCCAGGGAGAAGATCCCTACACTGAGACCACCACAGGGATGGATTTTGTTTTTATAAAAGGAGACTGTTTTGACATGGGCGATACGGTAGGTGGAGGTGATCCCAGCGAAAGACCGGTCCGTGAGGTCTGCGTATCCGATTATTATATCGGGAAACATGAAGTGACCAATGCCCAATACCAAAAGTTCAGATCCGAACACGACAGCGGCATGTCTGAGGGAATCAGCCTGAATCAGGAAAATCTGCCGGTGGTCAATGTCTCCTGGGAGGATGCTGTTGCTTTTGGCGAGTGGCTCTCTCTGAAGACGGAGCAACAGTATCGCCTCCCCACTGAAGCCGAATGGGAATATGCTGCACGTGCCGGATCGGAACAGAGCCGCTTTTGGGGCAATAACCCCAATGAAGCCTGCAACTATGCGAATGTAGCGGATATGACGGCACAGGAACATTGGGCAAAATGGACCACTTTCAACTGCGATGACGGCTATGCCATGGCGGCTCCGGTAGGAACGTTCAAGCCCAACGATTTTGAACTCTACGATATGTTGGGCAATGCCTGGGAATGGTGCTGGGACGTGTACAACAGCGAAGCCTATGAAAAGCTCCCGAAGGATGATCCAATCTACCAGGGAACAGGAGAGTATCGGGTTATGCGCGGCGGTGGCTGGAGCAATGGACCTCTGGGGATACGAAGCTCTCATCGCGTGGGACTTTCACCGGAATTCGGTCATCATGCCCTTGGTTTTCGCCTGGTGAAAGAGGCCCGGTGA
- a CDS encoding FHA domain-containing protein encodes MEEKQKIIETIIPVAVLKALTDAAERAVPQTILIGGVVPIRRFPFRVGRESRVKIIEGRVERIERERPEAGSPTNDLYLVDDGHLLNISREHFQIEREGEKFYLYDRGSACGTMVEEQSVGGGDRKETIELRDGDVLTIGTRKSPYVFQFLVLDNFEVRKKE; translated from the coding sequence ATGGAAGAAAAACAGAAAATTATCGAGACAATAATTCCGGTTGCCGTTCTCAAAGCATTGACTGATGCGGCTGAACGCGCAGTCCCGCAAACAATTCTGATAGGTGGTGTTGTACCGATACGACGCTTTCCCTTCCGTGTGGGCAGAGAGTCACGAGTCAAAATTATCGAAGGCAGGGTTGAGAGAATTGAGCGGGAAAGACCCGAAGCGGGCAGTCCGACAAATGATCTCTACCTTGTAGATGACGGTCATCTGCTCAATATTTCCAGAGAACACTTCCAGATAGAGCGGGAGGGCGAGAAATTCTATCTTTACGATAGGGGCAGCGCCTGTGGCACCATGGTGGAAGAGCAGAGTGTGGGTGGGGGTGACAGAAAGGAGACGATTGAGCTGAGGGATGGTGATGTCTTGACTATCGGCACCCGAAAATCACCATATGTCTTTCAGTTCCTGGTGCTGGATAACTTTGAGGTACGGAAAAAGGAGTAG